The Verrucomicrobiota bacterium genome includes a window with the following:
- a CDS encoding TRAP transporter large permease: protein MEALILIGGLLFLLLIGVPVFSSLLLSSFALILYKGTLPVLILAQRLPNTLDSFPLLAIPLFILAAEVMNRSGATQQIFRFANALVGHITGGLGHTNVVASMLFSGMSGSAVADASGLGMIEIKAMFDEGYDRAFSAAVTAASSTIGPIIPPSVPMVIYGVISGASIAELFLGGIVPGIIMGLSMMGLIAFISRKRNYRFRSQRPSSLELFRVFWQSLPALLLPVIILGGIWGGVFSPTEAAGVAVVYSLLIGLVLNREIKWRQIPAILFAAGSSTASIMLIVAAAGLYGWLISVEQFPQALKEVLLSVTDDPIKLMLIINVVLLVMGMFMELIAVLTIAVPVFLPVMTAVGIDPVYFGVIVVLNLMIGLLSPPFGLNLFIMQRISGVKFGSLVRELTPFIMILLGTLLLMVLFPELVLFVPNAMR, encoded by the coding sequence ATGGAAGCGCTAATTCTCATCGGTGGTCTGTTGTTTCTCCTCTTGATCGGAGTACCGGTTTTCTCATCTCTTCTTCTATCAAGCTTTGCGCTGATTCTTTATAAAGGGACCTTGCCTGTGCTAATCCTCGCACAGCGGCTACCCAATACCCTGGATAGTTTTCCACTGCTTGCTATTCCATTGTTCATTCTCGCAGCTGAAGTCATGAACAGGTCCGGGGCGACACAGCAGATTTTTCGCTTTGCCAATGCCTTGGTAGGGCACATCACAGGGGGACTTGGCCATACGAATGTGGTGGCGAGTATGTTGTTTTCCGGTATGTCAGGTTCGGCGGTTGCTGATGCTTCGGGTCTGGGAATGATCGAAATCAAGGCCATGTTCGACGAAGGATATGACCGCGCTTTTAGTGCGGCGGTAACAGCAGCCTCTTCCACGATTGGCCCCATAATCCCGCCCAGCGTTCCTATGGTTATTTATGGAGTTATTTCCGGGGCATCCATCGCCGAACTATTCCTCGGTGGCATCGTTCCAGGGATTATCATGGGTTTAAGCATGATGGGATTAATCGCCTTTATTTCTCGCAAGAGAAACTACCGCTTCCGATCCCAACGACCGTCATCTCTGGAACTGTTTCGTGTCTTCTGGCAGTCTCTGCCGGCGTTGCTACTTCCGGTTATTATTCTGGGAGGAATATGGGGAGGCGTCTTCAGTCCGACCGAAGCTGCAGGCGTAGCCGTGGTCTATTCCTTGCTTATTGGTCTGGTGCTAAATCGAGAAATAAAATGGCGCCAGATTCCAGCCATACTGTTTGCGGCGGGAAGCTCTACCGCGTCAATCATGCTAATTGTTGCAGCTGCAGGGCTCTATGGGTGGCTTATCTCTGTAGAACAATTCCCACAAGCCCTTAAAGAAGTCCTGCTATCGGTCACTGACGACCCGATCAAACTCATGCTGATCATTAATGTGGTTCTCCTTGTGATGGGTATGTTCATGGAGCTGATTGCTGTATTAACGATTGCGGTACCAGTTTTCCTTCCGGTTATGACAGCTGTCGGAATTGACCCCGTCTACTTCGGAGTAATCGTAGTTCTCAATCTTATGATCGGATTGTTATCGCCACCCTTCGGCTTAAACCTTTTTATAATGCAGCGCATTTCAGGCGTAAAGTTTGGGTCATTGGTCCGCGAGTTGACTCCTTTTATAATGATCCTTCTTGGA